The following coding sequences lie in one Arachis hypogaea cultivar Tifrunner chromosome 9, arahy.Tifrunner.gnm2.J5K5, whole genome shotgun sequence genomic window:
- the LOC112712595 gene encoding aquaporin PIP2-2 has product MTKDLEVTERGSFSGKDYHDPPPAPLIDAEELTKWSFYRALIAEFIATLLFLYITVLTVIGYKSQSDPKAGGDMCGGVGILGIAWAFGGMIFILVYCTAGISGGHINPAVTFGLFLARKVSLIRAILYMVAQCLGAICGVGLVKAFQTSLYVRYGGGANSLADGYSKGTGLGAEIIGTFVLVYTVFSATDPKRNARDSHVPVLAPLPIGFAVFMVHLATIPVTGTGINPARSLGAAVIYNKSKPWDDHWIFWVGPFIGAAIAAFYHQFILRAGAAKALGSFRSNPNV; this is encoded by the exons ATGACGAAGGACCTTGAAGTTACCGAGAGAGGCTCTTTCTCCGGCAAGGACTACCATGACCCACCACCCGCACCCCTCATCGACGCCGAGGAGCTCACCAAGTGGTCTTTCTATAGAGCTCTCATTGCTGAGTTCATTGCCACCCTCCTCTTCCTCTACATCACCGTCCTCACCGTCATTGGCTACAAGAGCCAGAGCGACCCCAAAGCCGGCGGTGATATGTGCGGCGGCGTTGGCATTCTTGGCATTGCTTGGGCCTTTGGCGGCATGATTTTCATCCTTGTTTACTGCACCGCCGGCATCTCAG GAGGACACATCAACCCGGCAGTGACGTTCGGGTTGTTCTTGGCGCGCAAGGTGTCGTTGATAAGAGCAATATTGTATATGGTGGCTCAGTGCTTGGGTGCTATCTGCGGTGTTGGCTTGGTCAAGGCCTTCCAGACATCCCTCTACGTCAGGTACGGCGGCGGCGCCAACTCCCTCGCCGACGGTTACAGCAAGGGCACCGGTTTGGGTGCTGAGATcattggtacctttgttttggtCTACACCGTGTTCTCCGCCACCGATCCCAAGAGAAATGCCAGAGACTCTCATGTCCCT GTTTTGGCACCACTTCCCATTGGATTTGCTGTGTTCATGGTTCACTTGGCTACCATCCCGGTCACCGGCACCGGCATCAACCCTGCTAGGAGTCTTGGTGCTGCTGTTATCTACAACAAATCCAAGCCATGGGATGACCAT TGGATCTTCTGGGTTGGACCATTCATTGGAGCAGCCATTGCAGCCTTCTACCACCAATTCATCTTAAGGGCAGGAGCAGCTAAGGCTCTTGGATCATTCAGGAGCAACCCCAATGTCTAA